The following are from one region of the Silene latifolia isolate original U9 population chromosome 9, ASM4854445v1, whole genome shotgun sequence genome:
- the LOC141598803 gene encoding protein CHUP1, chloroplastic isoform X2 — MIKLGLVVAASIAAYTVRQINVGSKKPSQPATNPEENGEEIIEENQAEEWDVEKFDPSTDIDKEEEQEEKEEVKLISGEINAPNVNTFDIGEDEFEELLSGQLGFPLPDDALDEAKSSMADRQRRAYDEEMAKNASELERLRDLVKEMEEREVRLEGELLEYYGLKEQESGLVELQKQLKIKTVEIDMLKVTVNSLQAERKKLLEELEMGGSAKKELEVARKKIKELQRQIQLEANQTKGQLLLLKQQVSSLQTKEEDAYKKDSDVDKKLKAVKNLEMEIAELKRKNIELQYEKRELSVQLAAAEGKASALSDMTETEMVAKVREEVNELKYANEDLQKQVEGLQMNRFSEVEELVYLRWVNACLRFELRNYQTPAGKMSARELNKNLSPKSQERAKQLLLEYAGSERGQGDTDLESNFSQPSSPGSEDFDNASMDSSFSRYSSISKKPSIMQKLKKWGKSKDDSSSALSSPARSFAGGSPRSRSSISQRQRGPLESLMLRNASDSVAITSFGKAEQDLNGYSENPNLPNIKTGVASSDALNSVASSFQLMSKSVEGAPDEKYPVYKDRHKMALEREKQIKEKAEQARVEKFGDKPITTPSKALPPRLSQIKEKVAVPVSVSIGASDQSPSDVKMVDPTAVTKMKLAQIEKRPPRVPRPPPRGSGGAATGATTKVPGGAPSGGPPPPPPPPGGPPRPPGAPPPPPPPGGLSRGAANNDKVHRAPEVVEFYQSLMKREAKKDTTTLISSTATTADARNNMIGEIENRSTFLLAVKADVETQGDFVQSLAAEVRAATFTDIEDLVAFVNWLDEELSFLVDERAVLKHFDWPEGKADALREASFEYQDLKKLEKQVTTFEDDPSIPCEKALKKMYSLLEKVEQSVYALLRTRDMAMSRYKDFGIPVNWLMDAGVVGKIKLSSVQLAKKYMKRVAAELDVLTGPEKEPNREFLLLQGIRFAFRVHQFAGGFDAESMKTFEDLRSRVQTQNSEDNKAEIISNKDAVPTQGSTRECTLSPVRVTVSYHI; from the exons ATGATAAAGTTAGGCTTGGTTGTTGCCGCTTCTATTGCAGCCTACACCGTTAGGCAGATTAACGTTGGAAGCAAGAAGCCATCACAGCCTGCAACCAACCCTGAag AAAATGGAGAAGAAATTATTGAAGAAAACCAAGCTGAAGAATGGGACGTGGAGAAATTCGACCCTTCTACTGATATCGACAAAGAGGAG GaacaagaagaaaaagaagaagttaAATTAATAAGCGGGGAAATAAATGCTCCTAATGTAAATACCTTTGATATTGGAGAGGATGAGTTTGAAGAACTTTTATCAGGGCAGCTTGGATTTCCATTACCAGATGACGCACTAGATGAAGCGAAAAGTTCCATGGCTGATCGTCAGAGA AGAGCTTATGATGAGGAAATGGCTAAAAATGCGAGTGAACTGGAAAGATTACGAGACTTAGTAAAGGAAATGGAAGAGAGGGAAGTGAGACTAGAAGGGGAATTGCTGGAATACTATGGTTTAAAAGAGCAGGAATCTGGCTTAGTGGAACTCCAAAAGCAATTGAAGATCAAGACTGTTGAGATTGACATGCTAAAAGTTACTGTTAATTCACTGCAAGCCGAAAGGAAAAAGCTTCTAGAAGAACTTGAGATGGGAGGTTCTGCCAAGAAGGAGCTTGAGGTAGCCAGGAAGAAAATTAAAGAGCTTCAGAGGCAAATCCAGTTAGAAGCAAATCAAACAAAGGGCCAACTTTTGTTGCTTAAACAGCAAGTTAGTAGTTTGCAGACGAAGGAGGAAGACGCTTATAAGAAAGATTCTGATGTTGACAAAAAACTTAAAGCTGTTAAAAATTTAGAGATGGAAATTGCAGAGCTTAAACGGAAAAACATTGAGCTTCAGTATGAAAAGAGGGAGTTATCTGTTCAACTGGCTGCTGCTGAGGGCAAAGCAAGTGCTCTTTCCGACATGACCGAG ACTGAAATGGTTGCCAAGGTCAGGGAAGAGGTGAACGAGCTAAAGTATGCAAATGAAGACTTGCAAAAGCAAGTTGAAGGCCTTCAGATGAACAGGTTTAGTGAAGTTGAAGAGTTGGTCTACTTAAGATGGGTGAATGCTTGCTTAAGATTTGAACTTCGAAACTACCAGACACCTGCAGGGAAGATGTCAGCTCGTGAGCTGAACAAAAACTTAAGCCCGAAATCACAAGAGAGGGCTAAACAGCTATTACTAGAATATGCAGGGTCTGAACGTGGACAAGGAGACACTGATCTCGAAAGCAACTTCTCTCAGCCATCCTCACCCGGAAGTGAAGATTTTGACAACGCGTCAATGGATAGCTCGTTTAGTAGATACAGTAGCATTAGCAAGAAACCAAGCATAATGCAAAAGCTAAAGAAATGGGGCAAAAGCAAGGATGACTCATCAAGTGCCCTTTCGTCACCAGCTCGATCTTTTGCAGGTGGGTCTCCAAGGAGTAGAAGTAGCATAAGTCAAAGGCAAAGAGGACCGCTGGAATCCTTAATGCTCAGAAATGCAAGCGACAGTGTTGCTATTACCTCATTTGGAAAGGCTGAACAGGACTTGAACGGATATTCTgaaaaccctaatctccctaatATAAAAACAGGGGTTGCTTCCAGTGACGCGCTAAATTCAGTTGCATCATCATTTCAGTTGATGTCTAAATCAGTTGAAGGAGCACCTGATGAAAAGTATCCTGTGTATAAAGATAGGCATAAGATGGCATTAGAAAGGGAAAAACAGATTAAGGAAAAGGCAGAGCAGGCTAGAGTAGAAAAGTTTGGAGACAAGCCAATTACCACACCCTCCAAAGCTTTGCCTCCGAGGCTTTCTCAAATAAAGGAGAAGGTAGCTGTACCTGTTTCTGTCTCTATTGGCGCTAGCGATCAATCTCCCAGTGACGTTAAGATGGTTGATCCTACAGCCGTGACCAAAATGAAACTTGCCCAAATTGAGAAAAGACCTCCCAGAGTTCCACGGCCCCCACCAAGAGGGTCTGGAGGGGCCGCCACTGGTGCAACTACTAAAGTACCTGGTGGAGCACCATCAGGAGGCCCACCACCGCCACCTCCACCTCCTGGGGGACCTCCCCGTCCTCCTGGGGCACCACCCCCACCTCCCCCGCCTGGAGGATTATCAAGAGGAGCAGCAAATAATGACAAGGTTCACCGGGCTCCTgaagttgttgaattttatcagaGTTTGATGAAGCGTGAAGCAAAGAAAGATACGACCACCTTGATATCATCAACAGCTACTACAGCTGACGCGAGAAACAATATGATTGGCGAGATTGAGAACAGATCAACTTTCCTCTTAGCA GTGAAAGCTGATGTGGAAACTCAAGGTGATTTTGTTCAGTCACTTGCCGCTGAAGTTCGTGCAGCTACTTTCACCGACATTGAAGATCTTGTTGCATTTGTGAACTGGCTAGATGAAGAGCTTTCTTTCTTG GTTGATGAGAGGGCAGTTCTGAAACATTTCGACTGGCCTGAGGGGAAAGCAGATGCATTGAGAGAGGCTTCATTTGAATACCAAGATCTGAAAAAATTAGAGAAACAAGTTACAACTTTCGAAGACGACCCCAGCATTCCCTGTGAAAAGGCTCTCAAAAAGATGTACTCCTTGCTCGAAAA GGTCGAACAAAGTGTTTATGCACTGTTGCGTACAAGAGACATGGCTATGTCACGGTATAAAGACTTCGGTATTCCTGTGAACTGGTTGATGGATGCAGGAGTTGTTGGCAAG ATCAAGCTCTCATCAGTACAATTGGCAAAGAAATACATGAAGCGAGTAGCAGCTGAACTTGATGTATTAACAGGGCCAGAGAAAGAACCCAACAGAGAATTTCTGCTCCTACAAGGCATTCGGTTTGCTTTCCGCGTACATCAA TTTGCTGGTGGCTTTGATGCTGAAAGCATGAAGACATTTGAAGATTTGAGAAGCCGAGTACAGACGCAAAACAGTGAAGATAACAAGGCGGAAAT AATTTCCAACAAAGATGCAGTACCCACTCAAGGATCTACCAGAGAATGCACACTGTCCCCGGTCAGAGTCACTGTAAGCTATCATATTTAA
- the LOC141598803 gene encoding protein CHUP1, chloroplastic isoform X1, which yields MIKLGLVVAASIAAYTVRQINVGSKKPSQPATNPEENGEEIIEENQAEEWDVEKFDPSTDIDKEEEQEEKEEVKLISGEINAPNVNTFDIGEDEFEELLSGQLGFPLPDDALDEAKSSMADRQRAYDEAKSSMADRQRAYDEEMAKNASELERLRDLVKEMEEREVRLEGELLEYYGLKEQESGLVELQKQLKIKTVEIDMLKVTVNSLQAERKKLLEELEMGGSAKKELEVARKKIKELQRQIQLEANQTKGQLLLLKQQVSSLQTKEEDAYKKDSDVDKKLKAVKNLEMEIAELKRKNIELQYEKRELSVQLAAAEGKASALSDMTETEMVAKVREEVNELKYANEDLQKQVEGLQMNRFSEVEELVYLRWVNACLRFELRNYQTPAGKMSARELNKNLSPKSQERAKQLLLEYAGSERGQGDTDLESNFSQPSSPGSEDFDNASMDSSFSRYSSISKKPSIMQKLKKWGKSKDDSSSALSSPARSFAGGSPRSRSSISQRQRGPLESLMLRNASDSVAITSFGKAEQDLNGYSENPNLPNIKTGVASSDALNSVASSFQLMSKSVEGAPDEKYPVYKDRHKMALEREKQIKEKAEQARVEKFGDKPITTPSKALPPRLSQIKEKVAVPVSVSIGASDQSPSDVKMVDPTAVTKMKLAQIEKRPPRVPRPPPRGSGGAATGATTKVPGGAPSGGPPPPPPPPGGPPRPPGAPPPPPPPGGLSRGAANNDKVHRAPEVVEFYQSLMKREAKKDTTTLISSTATTADARNNMIGEIENRSTFLLAVKADVETQGDFVQSLAAEVRAATFTDIEDLVAFVNWLDEELSFLVDERAVLKHFDWPEGKADALREASFEYQDLKKLEKQVTTFEDDPSIPCEKALKKMYSLLEKVEQSVYALLRTRDMAMSRYKDFGIPVNWLMDAGVVGKIKLSSVQLAKKYMKRVAAELDVLTGPEKEPNREFLLLQGIRFAFRVHQFAGGFDAESMKTFEDLRSRVQTQNSEDNKAEIISNKDAVPTQGSTRECTLSPVRVTVSYHI from the exons ATGATAAAGTTAGGCTTGGTTGTTGCCGCTTCTATTGCAGCCTACACCGTTAGGCAGATTAACGTTGGAAGCAAGAAGCCATCACAGCCTGCAACCAACCCTGAag AAAATGGAGAAGAAATTATTGAAGAAAACCAAGCTGAAGAATGGGACGTGGAGAAATTCGACCCTTCTACTGATATCGACAAAGAGGAG GaacaagaagaaaaagaagaagttaAATTAATAAGCGGGGAAATAAATGCTCCTAATGTAAATACCTTTGATATTGGAGAGGATGAGTTTGAAGAACTTTTATCAGGGCAGCTTGGATTTCCATTACCAGATGACGCACTAGATGAAGCGAAAAGTTCCATGGCTGATCGTCAGAGAGCTTATGATGAAGCGAAAAGTTCCATGGCTGATCGTCAGAGAGCTTATGATGAGGAAATGGCTAAAAATGCGAGTGAACTGGAAAGATTACGAGACTTAGTAAAGGAAATGGAAGAGAGGGAAGTGAGACTAGAAGGGGAATTGCTGGAATACTATGGTTTAAAAGAGCAGGAATCTGGCTTAGTGGAACTCCAAAAGCAATTGAAGATCAAGACTGTTGAGATTGACATGCTAAAAGTTACTGTTAATTCACTGCAAGCCGAAAGGAAAAAGCTTCTAGAAGAACTTGAGATGGGAGGTTCTGCCAAGAAGGAGCTTGAGGTAGCCAGGAAGAAAATTAAAGAGCTTCAGAGGCAAATCCAGTTAGAAGCAAATCAAACAAAGGGCCAACTTTTGTTGCTTAAACAGCAAGTTAGTAGTTTGCAGACGAAGGAGGAAGACGCTTATAAGAAAGATTCTGATGTTGACAAAAAACTTAAAGCTGTTAAAAATTTAGAGATGGAAATTGCAGAGCTTAAACGGAAAAACATTGAGCTTCAGTATGAAAAGAGGGAGTTATCTGTTCAACTGGCTGCTGCTGAGGGCAAAGCAAGTGCTCTTTCCGACATGACCGAG ACTGAAATGGTTGCCAAGGTCAGGGAAGAGGTGAACGAGCTAAAGTATGCAAATGAAGACTTGCAAAAGCAAGTTGAAGGCCTTCAGATGAACAGGTTTAGTGAAGTTGAAGAGTTGGTCTACTTAAGATGGGTGAATGCTTGCTTAAGATTTGAACTTCGAAACTACCAGACACCTGCAGGGAAGATGTCAGCTCGTGAGCTGAACAAAAACTTAAGCCCGAAATCACAAGAGAGGGCTAAACAGCTATTACTAGAATATGCAGGGTCTGAACGTGGACAAGGAGACACTGATCTCGAAAGCAACTTCTCTCAGCCATCCTCACCCGGAAGTGAAGATTTTGACAACGCGTCAATGGATAGCTCGTTTAGTAGATACAGTAGCATTAGCAAGAAACCAAGCATAATGCAAAAGCTAAAGAAATGGGGCAAAAGCAAGGATGACTCATCAAGTGCCCTTTCGTCACCAGCTCGATCTTTTGCAGGTGGGTCTCCAAGGAGTAGAAGTAGCATAAGTCAAAGGCAAAGAGGACCGCTGGAATCCTTAATGCTCAGAAATGCAAGCGACAGTGTTGCTATTACCTCATTTGGAAAGGCTGAACAGGACTTGAACGGATATTCTgaaaaccctaatctccctaatATAAAAACAGGGGTTGCTTCCAGTGACGCGCTAAATTCAGTTGCATCATCATTTCAGTTGATGTCTAAATCAGTTGAAGGAGCACCTGATGAAAAGTATCCTGTGTATAAAGATAGGCATAAGATGGCATTAGAAAGGGAAAAACAGATTAAGGAAAAGGCAGAGCAGGCTAGAGTAGAAAAGTTTGGAGACAAGCCAATTACCACACCCTCCAAAGCTTTGCCTCCGAGGCTTTCTCAAATAAAGGAGAAGGTAGCTGTACCTGTTTCTGTCTCTATTGGCGCTAGCGATCAATCTCCCAGTGACGTTAAGATGGTTGATCCTACAGCCGTGACCAAAATGAAACTTGCCCAAATTGAGAAAAGACCTCCCAGAGTTCCACGGCCCCCACCAAGAGGGTCTGGAGGGGCCGCCACTGGTGCAACTACTAAAGTACCTGGTGGAGCACCATCAGGAGGCCCACCACCGCCACCTCCACCTCCTGGGGGACCTCCCCGTCCTCCTGGGGCACCACCCCCACCTCCCCCGCCTGGAGGATTATCAAGAGGAGCAGCAAATAATGACAAGGTTCACCGGGCTCCTgaagttgttgaattttatcagaGTTTGATGAAGCGTGAAGCAAAGAAAGATACGACCACCTTGATATCATCAACAGCTACTACAGCTGACGCGAGAAACAATATGATTGGCGAGATTGAGAACAGATCAACTTTCCTCTTAGCA GTGAAAGCTGATGTGGAAACTCAAGGTGATTTTGTTCAGTCACTTGCCGCTGAAGTTCGTGCAGCTACTTTCACCGACATTGAAGATCTTGTTGCATTTGTGAACTGGCTAGATGAAGAGCTTTCTTTCTTG GTTGATGAGAGGGCAGTTCTGAAACATTTCGACTGGCCTGAGGGGAAAGCAGATGCATTGAGAGAGGCTTCATTTGAATACCAAGATCTGAAAAAATTAGAGAAACAAGTTACAACTTTCGAAGACGACCCCAGCATTCCCTGTGAAAAGGCTCTCAAAAAGATGTACTCCTTGCTCGAAAA GGTCGAACAAAGTGTTTATGCACTGTTGCGTACAAGAGACATGGCTATGTCACGGTATAAAGACTTCGGTATTCCTGTGAACTGGTTGATGGATGCAGGAGTTGTTGGCAAG ATCAAGCTCTCATCAGTACAATTGGCAAAGAAATACATGAAGCGAGTAGCAGCTGAACTTGATGTATTAACAGGGCCAGAGAAAGAACCCAACAGAGAATTTCTGCTCCTACAAGGCATTCGGTTTGCTTTCCGCGTACATCAA TTTGCTGGTGGCTTTGATGCTGAAAGCATGAAGACATTTGAAGATTTGAGAAGCCGAGTACAGACGCAAAACAGTGAAGATAACAAGGCGGAAAT AATTTCCAACAAAGATGCAGTACCCACTCAAGGATCTACCAGAGAATGCACACTGTCCCCGGTCAGAGTCACTGTAAGCTATCATATTTAA
- the LOC141598803 gene encoding protein CHUP1, chloroplastic isoform X3 has protein sequence MIKLGLVVAASIAAYTVRQINVGSKKPSQPATNPEENGEEIIEENQAEEWDVEKFDPSTDIDKEEEQEEKEEVKLISGEINAPNVNTFDIGEDEFEELLSGQLGFPLPDDALDEAKSSMADRQRAYDEAKSSMADRQRAYDEEMAKNASELERLRDLVKEMEEREVRLEGELLEYYGLKEQESGLVELQKQLKIKTVEIDMLKVTVNSLQAERKKLLEELEMGGSAKKELEVARKKIKELQRQIQLEANQTKGQLLLLKQQVSSLQTKEEDAYKKDSDVDKKLKAVKNLEMEIAELKRKNIELQYEKRELSVQLAAAEGKASALSDMTETEMVAKVREEVNELKYANEDLQKQVEGLQMNRFSEVEELVYLRWVNACLRFELRNYQTPAGKMSARELNKNLSPKSQERAKQLLLEYAGSERGQGDTDLESNFSQPSSPGSEDFDNASMDSSFSRYSSISKKPSIMQKLKKWGKSKDDSSSALSSPARSFAGGSPRSRSSISQRQRGPLESLMLRNASDSVAITSFGKAEQDLNGYSENPNLPNIKTGVASSDALNSVASSFQLMSKSVEGAPDEKYPVYKDRHKMALEREKQIKEKAEQARVEKFGDKPITTPSKALPPRLSQIKEKVAVPVSVSIGASDQSPSDVKMVDPTAVTKMKLAQIEKRPPRVPRPPPRGSGGAATGATTKVPGGAPSGGPPPPPPPPGGPPRPPGAPPPPPPPGGLSRGAANNDKVHRAPEVVEFYQSLMKREAKKDTTTLISSTATTADARNNMIGEIENRSTFLLAVKADVETQGDFVQSLAAEVRAATFTDIEDLVAFVNWLDEELSFLVDERAVLKHFDWPEGKADALREASFEYQDLKKLEKQVTTFEDDPSIPCEKALKKMYSLLEKVEQSVYALLRTRDMAMSRYKDFGIPVNWLMDAGVVGKIKLSSVQLAKKYMKRVAAELDVLTGPEKEPNREFLLLQGIRFAFRVHQFAGGFDAESMKTFEDLRSRVQTQNSEDNKAEIN, from the exons ATGATAAAGTTAGGCTTGGTTGTTGCCGCTTCTATTGCAGCCTACACCGTTAGGCAGATTAACGTTGGAAGCAAGAAGCCATCACAGCCTGCAACCAACCCTGAag AAAATGGAGAAGAAATTATTGAAGAAAACCAAGCTGAAGAATGGGACGTGGAGAAATTCGACCCTTCTACTGATATCGACAAAGAGGAG GaacaagaagaaaaagaagaagttaAATTAATAAGCGGGGAAATAAATGCTCCTAATGTAAATACCTTTGATATTGGAGAGGATGAGTTTGAAGAACTTTTATCAGGGCAGCTTGGATTTCCATTACCAGATGACGCACTAGATGAAGCGAAAAGTTCCATGGCTGATCGTCAGAGAGCTTATGATGAAGCGAAAAGTTCCATGGCTGATCGTCAGAGAGCTTATGATGAGGAAATGGCTAAAAATGCGAGTGAACTGGAAAGATTACGAGACTTAGTAAAGGAAATGGAAGAGAGGGAAGTGAGACTAGAAGGGGAATTGCTGGAATACTATGGTTTAAAAGAGCAGGAATCTGGCTTAGTGGAACTCCAAAAGCAATTGAAGATCAAGACTGTTGAGATTGACATGCTAAAAGTTACTGTTAATTCACTGCAAGCCGAAAGGAAAAAGCTTCTAGAAGAACTTGAGATGGGAGGTTCTGCCAAGAAGGAGCTTGAGGTAGCCAGGAAGAAAATTAAAGAGCTTCAGAGGCAAATCCAGTTAGAAGCAAATCAAACAAAGGGCCAACTTTTGTTGCTTAAACAGCAAGTTAGTAGTTTGCAGACGAAGGAGGAAGACGCTTATAAGAAAGATTCTGATGTTGACAAAAAACTTAAAGCTGTTAAAAATTTAGAGATGGAAATTGCAGAGCTTAAACGGAAAAACATTGAGCTTCAGTATGAAAAGAGGGAGTTATCTGTTCAACTGGCTGCTGCTGAGGGCAAAGCAAGTGCTCTTTCCGACATGACCGAG ACTGAAATGGTTGCCAAGGTCAGGGAAGAGGTGAACGAGCTAAAGTATGCAAATGAAGACTTGCAAAAGCAAGTTGAAGGCCTTCAGATGAACAGGTTTAGTGAAGTTGAAGAGTTGGTCTACTTAAGATGGGTGAATGCTTGCTTAAGATTTGAACTTCGAAACTACCAGACACCTGCAGGGAAGATGTCAGCTCGTGAGCTGAACAAAAACTTAAGCCCGAAATCACAAGAGAGGGCTAAACAGCTATTACTAGAATATGCAGGGTCTGAACGTGGACAAGGAGACACTGATCTCGAAAGCAACTTCTCTCAGCCATCCTCACCCGGAAGTGAAGATTTTGACAACGCGTCAATGGATAGCTCGTTTAGTAGATACAGTAGCATTAGCAAGAAACCAAGCATAATGCAAAAGCTAAAGAAATGGGGCAAAAGCAAGGATGACTCATCAAGTGCCCTTTCGTCACCAGCTCGATCTTTTGCAGGTGGGTCTCCAAGGAGTAGAAGTAGCATAAGTCAAAGGCAAAGAGGACCGCTGGAATCCTTAATGCTCAGAAATGCAAGCGACAGTGTTGCTATTACCTCATTTGGAAAGGCTGAACAGGACTTGAACGGATATTCTgaaaaccctaatctccctaatATAAAAACAGGGGTTGCTTCCAGTGACGCGCTAAATTCAGTTGCATCATCATTTCAGTTGATGTCTAAATCAGTTGAAGGAGCACCTGATGAAAAGTATCCTGTGTATAAAGATAGGCATAAGATGGCATTAGAAAGGGAAAAACAGATTAAGGAAAAGGCAGAGCAGGCTAGAGTAGAAAAGTTTGGAGACAAGCCAATTACCACACCCTCCAAAGCTTTGCCTCCGAGGCTTTCTCAAATAAAGGAGAAGGTAGCTGTACCTGTTTCTGTCTCTATTGGCGCTAGCGATCAATCTCCCAGTGACGTTAAGATGGTTGATCCTACAGCCGTGACCAAAATGAAACTTGCCCAAATTGAGAAAAGACCTCCCAGAGTTCCACGGCCCCCACCAAGAGGGTCTGGAGGGGCCGCCACTGGTGCAACTACTAAAGTACCTGGTGGAGCACCATCAGGAGGCCCACCACCGCCACCTCCACCTCCTGGGGGACCTCCCCGTCCTCCTGGGGCACCACCCCCACCTCCCCCGCCTGGAGGATTATCAAGAGGAGCAGCAAATAATGACAAGGTTCACCGGGCTCCTgaagttgttgaattttatcagaGTTTGATGAAGCGTGAAGCAAAGAAAGATACGACCACCTTGATATCATCAACAGCTACTACAGCTGACGCGAGAAACAATATGATTGGCGAGATTGAGAACAGATCAACTTTCCTCTTAGCA GTGAAAGCTGATGTGGAAACTCAAGGTGATTTTGTTCAGTCACTTGCCGCTGAAGTTCGTGCAGCTACTTTCACCGACATTGAAGATCTTGTTGCATTTGTGAACTGGCTAGATGAAGAGCTTTCTTTCTTG GTTGATGAGAGGGCAGTTCTGAAACATTTCGACTGGCCTGAGGGGAAAGCAGATGCATTGAGAGAGGCTTCATTTGAATACCAAGATCTGAAAAAATTAGAGAAACAAGTTACAACTTTCGAAGACGACCCCAGCATTCCCTGTGAAAAGGCTCTCAAAAAGATGTACTCCTTGCTCGAAAA GGTCGAACAAAGTGTTTATGCACTGTTGCGTACAAGAGACATGGCTATGTCACGGTATAAAGACTTCGGTATTCCTGTGAACTGGTTGATGGATGCAGGAGTTGTTGGCAAG ATCAAGCTCTCATCAGTACAATTGGCAAAGAAATACATGAAGCGAGTAGCAGCTGAACTTGATGTATTAACAGGGCCAGAGAAAGAACCCAACAGAGAATTTCTGCTCCTACAAGGCATTCGGTTTGCTTTCCGCGTACATCAA TTTGCTGGTGGCTTTGATGCTGAAAGCATGAAGACATTTGAAGATTTGAGAAGCCGAGTACAGACGCAAAACAGTGAAGATAACAAGGCGGAAAT aAACTAA